The Cellvibrio zantedeschiae genomic sequence TTTTTGCATCAGATCCAAACTGGGGGCGTATTGTTGCTGCAATTGGATATGCAGGTTTGAATAACCTTGACGCTACCAAAGTTGTTGTACATTTGAATGATGTGCTTATTGTTCAGAATGGCGGTCGTGCAGCTAGCTACACCGAAGAGCAAGGCCAAAAGGTCATGAGCGGTTCGGATATTTCAATCAATATTAATTTGAACCGAGGAAGCTTTGCAGAAACTATCTGGACAACAGATCTTTCGTATGAATATGTTCGCATCAATGCAGACTACAGGTCATAGGTTTTAATTTGTCTCGCATAGTTCATGTTGCTGTTGGTGTGATTGTTGGAGCAGACGGCACAATTCTTATCGCCAAGCGCCCTGATAAAGTTCATCAGGGCGGCTTGTGGGAGTTTCCCGGTGGAAAAGTAGAGCAGGGTGAAACCTTGTTTGATGCTTTAAAGCGAGAGCTATATGAAGAGCTTGCGATTGAAATATTATCTACTGAACCTTTGATAAAAATTCACCACGATTATGGCGATAAAGTTGTTTTGTTAGATGTTCATAAGATCACCGCGTTTACCGGCGAAGCCAAAGGCAACGAGGGGCAACCTATAGCTTGGGTTGCACCTCAGAGCTTATATCAATATGAATTTCCCGCTGCTAATCGACCTATCGTCAACGCAATTAATTTACCTACTCGATTGCTGATTACGGGTGAATTCGAAGGTTTGGATGATTTTTCTGTACGTATTGAAGGTGCACTTCAGCGCGGCATAAATTTAATTCAATTGAGAGTTAAAGAATCTGAATTGAGTTCTTCTTTAATTAATTGTGCATTTGAGCTTTGTGAGCGCTATTCTGCGACTTTATTAATTAATACTAATCCCGCTGAATATAAAAATATCGCATCGGCAAAAAACAAGTTGGGGTTGCATTTGAATTCAGAAAATCTTTTGAGTTGCAGCAGTCGCCCTGTTGCTGAGCATATTTGGTTAAGCGCTTCTTGCCACAATCAAACGGAAATTGATCATGCGCAAAAAATTGGCGTGGACTTTATTTGTTTATCACCTGTGTTAGCGACTCAATCGCATCCTGAAAAATCGGGGGTGGGATGGTTAAAGTTTGAAGCGCTCGCGGAAGGGGCAGCCGTTCCCATATTCGCACTAGGTGGGATGAAAGAATCGGACTTAGCAATTGCTCTTCAAAAAGGTGCTCAAGGAATAGCTGCAATTACTGAATGGTGGTAGTTCAGTTGTAAATTTAATAGTCGTCGTTTTTTTCTTCAGAATTTATATCCAAAGAATCTCCCGCAATTTTATGATTTTCACTTGCCCATTCGCCAAGATCAATTAAGCGGCAACGGTCGCAGCAGAATGGCCTGTAGGGAAAATCGTCATTCCATAACACAAGTTTCTTGCACGTAGGGCAATTAAGTTTAATTGGCTCGGAATCAGAAATTGTATGCATCTTAGTTTTTCATGTGTTGCGCTAATTCAAGGTAGCGAGCGTGCAGTAGTTGCACTTGCTGTTCCAGTTCTTCCAGGTCGCCATGGTTATGAATAATGTCATCTGCTTTGGCTATGCGAGTTGAACGATTCATTTGGGTACCCATAATTTTCTTTATTTGTTCGGTGTTGCTTTCGTCACGCAAGGTTGCACGGGCGAGTTGTAAGTTTTCCTCTGCATCAACCACCAAAACTCGATCAACTAGTTCATGCTGAGTAGTTTCGAGCAACAGTGGAGAGGAAAGGATTGTGTAGGGGCTTTCGCTGTGAGTCAGTTGTGCAATAATCTCTTTGCGAATGATGGGGTGAAGTAAGTTTTCCAACCAGGCTTTTTCAGAAGGATTTTCAAAAATTAATGAACGAAGCTTTTTTCGATCCAAGCTTCCATCTTGCGAGAGAATATCTAACCCAAAACGTTCAGCTATTGCTTGAAGTGAAAAACTGCCCGGCATGACTACTTCCCGCGCAACAATATCAGCATCAACAACCCTAATCCCCAATCTCTCAAATCGTGAAGATACTTCGGATTTGCCGCTACCTATGCCTCCGGTTAGTCCAACAATCATTTTTCTGGATTCACACTTATCGATGGCCAAAGGCGTAGCTCAAATAGAGCTGATTAATATCTTGTCCCCACATAAGCGCAATCCAACCAGCAATGGCCAAATAGGGTCCGAAAGGAATAGGAATATTTTTATCTCGCCCGCGGATAATAATCATACTAACGCCAATGACTGCGCCGGCCAAAGCGCTCAACATAATAATTTGCAATAGCATTTGCCAACCGAGCCAAGCACCTAACGCGCCAAGTAATTTGAAGTCGCCAAAACCCATGCCCTCTTTACCCGTTAATAATTTAAATAACCAGTAAACAGAAAACAACGAGAGATAACCGCCAATTGCGCCCCATAGAGCGCTATCGAGCGAGGTAAATAAACCAAAATAGTTTGCAATCAAGCCCAACCACAAAAGAGGTAAGGTGATACTGTCGGGCAAGAGCTGCGTATCAAAATCGATCATGGTAAGTGCGATAAGGCACCAGGTAAAAAAGAGGCAAGCTAATCCCGCCCAAGTTGGGCCGAAAGTGTATATAGCTACTGCAGAAAAAATTCCGGTAACAGATTCTATGATGGGATATCGTGAAGAAATAGATGTTTTACAGGCTGAACATTTGCCGCGCAAAAATAAATAACTGATAACAGGAATATTTTCCCACGGTTTAATTCGGTGTCCGCATGATGGGCAAGTAGAACTGGGCGTTATTAAATTAAATTTTTCAGGTGTACTTTCTTTTTTTGCATCCTCTTTAATGTTTTCGGCACCTAAAAATTCAATACATTGCGCACGCCACTCTCGTTCCATCATTTTTGGTACACGGTATATCACGACGTTTAAAAAACTACCTACTAATAGACCTAAAATGCCTGCGCTGATTATGCCTAGTAGTGGATATAACTCTAAAGCTTTTACAATATCCGACACTTTTATACCACTTGGCCGAGTTGGAAAATTGGTAGATACATAGCGATCATCAAACCGCCTACAAGAACCCCGAGAACAGACATAATCAGCGGCTCTAACAGCGACGTTAGGCTATCAACCGTATTATCGACGGCTTCTTCGTAATAGGTGGCAACCTTATCTAGCATTGCGTCCAAAGCACCGGACTCTTCGCCGATCGAGGCCATCTGGATTAAAAGGGTAGGAAAAATACCACGGCTCTTGATTGCCACATTTAATTGAATACCGGTAGAAACATCTTCACGAATTTTTATAATGGCATCTGCGTAAATCTTATTGCCAGCTGCGCCAGCAACAGATGTGAGTGCTTCAATTAGGGGAACACCTGCTGCGAAAGTGGTAGATAGTGTTCTCGCAAAACGGGCCATTACAGAAAGGTAAATAATTTGGCCAATAACAGGTATCTTTAAAATATAACGATCCACGGCATAAGCAAAAGCTTTGGAGCGACGTACGGCTTGTTTGAGCGCAATTAGGCCAGCAATAATGCTGAACAATATTATCAACCAATAGGCTTGCACAGTTTCTGATAAACCAAGAACAAATAAGGTAAATGCAGGTAGCTTGGCACCGAAGCTGCTGAATGTTTCTGCGAATTGAGGCACTACTTTTATTAATAAGATGGCTGTTACGATTAAAGCTACAACCACAACCGCTATAGGGTAACTGAGTGCCTTTTTAATTTTTGATTTTAATTTTTCAGTCTTTTCTTTGTAGGTTGCAATTCTGTCTAACATGGTTTCCAATGCACCGGCCTGTTCACCAGCATCTACCAGATTACAAAAAAGCTCATCAAAATATTTGGGATGCTCGCGCAATGATGCAGCGAAGCCACCACCTGCGGCCACGCTGTCACGAATTGTTAATACTAATTTTTTAAGGCCGGCTTTCTCTAATCCATCTGCAACAATATCGAAAGCTTGTACTAATGGGACACCAGCCTTCATCATAGTTGCCATTTGGCGAGCAAAAACAGCTATGTCCATTGGTGAAATGGAGCCGCCGCCTTCACCAAATAAAGGTTTAGATTTTCGAGAGACGGATTTAGCAGAAATTCCTTGCTTCAATAGCTGGGCTTTAGCGAGAGCAGGGCTTGTGCTATTAATTTCCCCTTGTACTTGGGTTCCCTTTTTATCTACACCTTTATATACATAAGTGCTAGATACTGTTGCTGCCGATTTGACAGGTGCCTTTGTTTTTTGGGTGGTTGCACTGGTAGCCATAGGTTAATCCTTGGTGACTCGGTTAGCCTCTTCAAGGCTGGTTAACCCCATTGCTACTTTGCGCAATGCGGATACACGTAGATTATTAAAGCCTGCTTCTTTAGCAACTCTTGCAATTTGCAATGAGTTACCCCCCTCCATTATAAGGTTGGCTATTGCGGGGGTGATGCGAACTACTTCATAAACACCTAGCCGCCCCTTGTATCCGCCGTTGCAGTTTTGACAACCTACGGGATGGAATAACTGGAACTCAGCTCGGGGAATTCCTATATCGTCGAAACCCTCTTCAGTAAGGATTGCAGGAGGAATATCTGTGGCTGGCTTTTTACAGACGGTACATAAACGACGTGCAAGGCGCTGAGCAATAATCAAGCTAACACTGGTTGCAATATTAAAGGCTGGAACCCCCATGTTCATTAAGCGGGTTAAGGTTTCAGGGGCGCTATTGGTATGGAGTGTTGATAAGACTAAGTGACCTGTTTGGGCTGCTTTAATTGCGATTTCTGCTGTTTCAAGGTCACGAATCTCACCCACCATTACAATATCCGGATCTTGGCGGAGGAAAGAGCGCAGGGCTTCTGCAAATGTAAGACCTACTTTCTGGTTCATCTGAACCTGGTTGATACCCTCGAGGTTAATTTCAACTGGATCTTCTGCTGTCGAAATATTCAATTCGGGGGTATTGAGGATATTGAGGCCTGTATATAGGGATACTGTCTTACCGCTACCTGTTGGTCCGGTTACCAGAATCATGCCTTGTGATTGAGCCAATGCATCCAGGTACAATTTCTTTTGGAAGTCTTCGTAACCCAATGCATCAATACCTAGCTTGGCTGAACTAGGATCGAGAATACGCAATACAATTTTTTCGCCAAAAAGAGTGGGTAGGGTGTTTACACGGAAATCGATAGCACGCGTTTTAGATACTTTTAATTTGATACGCCCGTCTTGCGGTATGCGGCGCTCTGAGATGTCCATTTGCGACATGACTTTTAAACGAGCCGCCATTCTTCCGGCTAGGTTCACAGGAGGCTTTGTCACCTCATGCAGAACACCATCGGTTCGAAAACGGACACGGTAAGATTTTTCGTAGGGCTCAAAATGTATATCCGAAGCGCCGCCTTTAATGGCATCTAATAATACCTTGTTAATATATTTTACAATGGGAGCTTCATCGGCGTCCGAGTTCCCATCGTCCTTATCTGTATTTGTATCAGTGGTTTGTATATCGAGATTATCTAGGTCGGCATCATCCAATCCGCCTAGGGCATCATTAAGGTTTTCTTGAGCTGTAAGAAATTTCTCAATAGTAGCCGCTAGCTTATCTGCTTCTACTAAAACCGCATCTGTATTTAGGCCTGTATTGAACTTGATTTCATCAAGGGCGTGTAAGTCTGTGGGATCAGCTACAGCTAAAAATAATCGTGTGCCCCGTTTAATAATGGGAAGTGCGTGATGCTTACGAATAAGTTTTTCATCTACCAGCTTTTCAGGAATCGCATCCCTACTAAGTGCATCTAAATCAAATAATGGAGCGCCGAACTCTTCTGATGCCGCTCTGGCAATGGTACGGGCGTCCAATAGGCCATTAACTACAAGATGCTGTACAAAAGGTGTCTTTTCTTTGGCAGATTGAGCCAAGGCTTTTCGGGCTACTTCCGAGTCAAGCAAATTATCCGCAACCAAACGACGCGCAAGGCCATTTAAATGGGTGGGGGTATTCATGCGTGGCCGCTCCTGCCGATCATTCGGCGTTATCAATTTTTAGATTTATAGAGAGTGCAACTTAATTAAGCAATAAACTTAACTGTAAACGATAACTCACTGTAATTTCTACAATTCTGACCAAAAATGTAGTATAGGCCAGATTTGTCGGCTGCTGATTAAAAGTTAAATTTAAATGTTGTGTTGATATGCTTATGACAAAAAATGTCACTTTGTTCGGTTGGTTGTCAGTTGCTTATCTTGTTGAGTGATTATCAAGAGCCAATTTTCATCTCATGGTTGAGATATACGTTGCGTCTATTCCATAGGTGTTACCGTTGGCAACCTATCCCAGGTGTTAAAGTGTGATCTGGCGCGCCATTTCGGTTTGTTGTGTGTGTGGCGCACAAATTGGATAATAGCTGGTACGTCAATTGCTTTAGACTAATAGAGTTGAGAGTTTGGCAACCTAACATAACTTAAATCCTTGGAGATTCATTATGAAAGCAATGCAAAAAGGTTTTACCCTTATTGAATTGATGATCGTGGTAGCGATCGTTGGTATTTTGGCTGCAGTAGCATTACCTGCTTACCAAGATTATATTTCTCGTTCGAAAATCACCGAGCCAGTGAGCCTGCTTGATGGCCTTAGAACAGATATTAATGGTTTCTATACCGATAAAAATAGACTCCCCACTTTGGCCGAGCTGACTAACTATGCCGGCGCCAAGGCTATTGATGGCAAATTTACCTCTACAATTGCGGGTTCTACTGGGGGTATTTTCATTGCAACGGTTAAAAACTCTGCTGGTTCTAATATTGGAAGCAAAACAATTAAAATGAGCTTTTTCACCGTTGGTGGTGTGATTAAGCACACATGTGGTAAAAATGCCACTGACCCAGTTCCTCAGAAGTATATGCCATCAGAATGTCGCGATGGGTACTAATAGTACATCTAGCGCATGATTCTGTGAGGCCCAGCAAGCTATTTGCTGGGCTTTTTTTTGTTTGTTATAAAGGTGGGGCAGTTGCAAAATATCAATATATCCACAAGGTTGATGTTGTTCATATGTATTTTGTTGTTAAGTCTGGGTGCAATTTTTTCTCTTTATGCTCCTGGGCTAACAGGTAAATTTGTATTAGATGATTACGGCAACTTACCCCCGCTTTTTGACTCCCTGAAATCGAGTGGCTTTTGGTACGGTGTTGTCGGTGGCAACTCTGGACCATTGGGTAGGCCTCTCTCGCTTCTAACCTTCGCTTTGCAGGTTGATTCTTGGCCTAATCCTTATTACTTCAAGCTTGCCAATATTGCTATTCACCTCGCTAATTTTATTCTTATCTTTTTTTTAATCCGCTTGCTGGCTCCTTATTTTTCAACGAGGTTGAAATCGAATAGTTACAACCTATTTGCTATTGCTATTGCCTTAGTTTGGGCGATTTTACCCATACATGTTTCTACAGTTTTATACGTCGTTCAGAGGATGGTTCTGCTCAGCACATTTTTTATGCTGTTAGGACTTGTTGTATATGTTATTGCAAGAGATTGTTGGATCCACGGGCAATATGGGCGAGCGCTACTTGGGTTCTGTTTTACGCTGCTAATGGCGGCCTTAGCTATTCTTAGTAAGGAGAGTGGCTTGTTGATTTTTGCCTTCTTGATATGCATTGAACAATTGTTAAGCTCAAAAAAGCCAATTTCGAATCCTTACCTGAAGAGAGGCATTTACATTATCCTCTGTGTTCCCTTGGTGCTTTTCTGTTTTTATTTGATTCATATTAAATTCGTCGAAGGTTACAACGTCCGGCCATTCACGTTAAGTGAACGCGTGTTGACGGAAGCAAGGGTTCTTTGGATATATATTCAGCAAATTATGCTCCCCAAACCCGCTGATCTTGGTCTCTACCATGATGCATTTGAAGTTTCACGTAGTCTATTAGAGCCTTTAAGCACACTATTTTCATGTTTGGCTTGGCTAATTGTCTTCGTTACTTTGGTGTGGGCTGCGGTGAAAAAAAAGGTGCAAATATTCTTCCCGATGCTGTGGTTTTTTTCGGGGCACCTAATGGAGAGTACCGTAATAGCCCTGGAGATATATTTTGAGCATCGTAACTATTTGGCTTCGCTCGGCATTGTTCTGCTGATTTGCTTTATTGTTTTTAATCTGTTTGAAAAGGTGCACAGCGCAGTTTTAAAATATATATTTGTTGGCGTAATGTTGATATATGTTGGAATTATTACGATTGTTTTGCAAATGCAAACAAGGCTATGGGGCAACCCAGCGTTATTTAATTATGTGCATGCCACGGAGAGGCCAAGCTCTATAAGAGCCAGGGCATTACTTGTTGATTTTTACCAAGAGCAAGGAAAACCTAAAGAGGCCTACAAAGCGCTTGAGGATATTGAACGGGATTTTCCTGATGAGCCAGCGTTGTACTTTTTAAAATTGCAGTTTCTTTGTGTATACCCCAGCTGGGTTAAAAGCCCAAGTGTAGATAGTTATGCAACTTTATTGCAGTATGGAGCTTTCTCGAATGGAGCATTTAAATCTATAGAGGATTTGGTGGACTTCAAAAGCAATAAACAGTGTGAGTCAGTAAGTTACGAACTCTTGTTGAAATCCGTAAGAATTTTAAAACTAAATAAACAGTATGCACATAAATACTATTTCTTAGCGCGATTTGAATCCTTATTATATCTACAGATGAGGGATTTGAATGGCGCTATTCGCGCATTAGAATCAATTCCCAACCGGGGATATGATGACGCTGCTAGTTATGCTCGTTTGCTGGCTTCTGCGGGAAGCTTTGATGCAGCTCTGAGAGCAGTTGATGCTGCGCGCAAGGTAATAGGTAATGGAATTGCTATGCAGAAGCGCAGAGATGAGCTTAATGAACTTGAATCGGTTATTCAAGATGACATAAAGGCGTCTAAATAAATCCACGTACTTACAATAAATGTGTAGGCCATCACATATGCAGCTCCTTAGTATTGTTATACCAACCAAAAATGAAGCTAAAGGATTAAAAATAATTTTACCTGAACTAAGAGGTTTATATCCTTCCTCTGAAATAATAGTGGTTAATGATGGATCTACTGATGAAACTAATAAGGTTGCAGAGCTATTTGACGTGAATATTATTAATCATCCATACAGCAAAGGTAATGGTGCAGCAATAAAAAGTGGGTTGAGGGTTGCAAAGGGCGATGTTATTGTCTGCATGGATGCAGATGGACAACATTTGCCACGAGACATAGAAAAATTACTTAAAAAAATCGATCAAGGTTTTGATATGGTAGTGGGCGCCCGAAATAAAAAAGGACAAGCAAATATTGGGCGAGGGTTTGCTAATAAACTTTATAATTATTTTGCAAGTTGGATGGTGGGGCATAAGGTTGAAGATTTGACATCTGGCTTCCGTGCAGTTAAATCTAATAAATTTCGCGAGTTTTTAACTCTATTACCCAATAAATTTTCATACCCAACAACTATAACGATGAGTTTTTTTCGTGCAGGTTATTCAGTTGGTTATGTCTCCGTCGATGTTCAGTCTCGGTTGGCTGGAACACAAAGCCATATTCGTTTGTGGCAGGACGGTATAAGGTTTTTGCTCATTATATTTAAGATAGGTACTCTTTTCTCTCCCCTTAAACTCTTTTTTCCCATTAGCTTAAGCTTTTTTATAACGGCAGTTTTTTATTATGCGTACACCTTTATAGAAACTGGCCGCTTTACAAATATGTCTGCACTTCTATTTACAACATCGGTAATTGTGTTTTTGATGGGACTTATTTCCGAACAGATAACATCGCTTATCTATAAGGAAACGAATAGTTCCAGCGATAAGCGCTAACCTTCCAAATGAAACCCAAAAAAATACTGCATGTAACTAGAAACTTTCCACCCTTGATTGGCGGTATGGAAAAGCTAAACTTTAATATATTTCATGCATTAAATTCACATTTCGAAGTTTCCGTCTCTGGTCCTACGGGAAGCTCCAGCTTTCATAAAGTATCAAGCTTTGTTGAGTTTCCTTCTGCACCTTTATGGTTTTATTTAATTTCAAGCTTGCTTAAAACATTACGGTTAGCTAGAAGTGAGCGCCCTAATATTGTTTTCTGTGGTAGTGGCGCAGCTATATTGGCGGGATATTTTTCTGCCAAACTTACAGGTGCGAAATTAGTTTGCTATCTACATGGGCTTGATATAGTTGCTAAAAGTATTGTTTATCAATTGATTTTTATACCGCTTATAAAAAAATCCGATTTACTACTTGTGAATAGTCGACACACATGTAATTTAGCTTTGAGGGCAGGTTTTGATTCTGGGAGAATAAAAATCCTTTCTCCTGGAACATTTATACCTGAACATACGGATAGTCTTCATTTAAAGCGAAGCTTTTGTAAGAAATATAAACTTCAGGATGTTCCATTTTTATTAATTGCGGGAAGAATAACAAAACGTAAAGGTATTGAAGAGTTTATTGTTCATGTAATGCAAAAATTGGTATCACAACATCCAGAATTAACGTTAGTCGTTATTGGTGATGAAGCATTACAGGCAATAAAACAGCACGATGGAGTAAAAGAAAAAATCGTCCAGCGAGTCTATGCGTTGGGGCTGCAGGATAATGTCAGGTTTCTAGGTGGTGTTGATGATCAAACATTATCAGCAGCATTTTTTAGTGCAAAAATGTTAGTTTTTCCTGTGCTTGATTTAGCTAATGATGTTGAGGGGTTTGGTATGGTAGCGATAGAAGCAGCTGCCCATGGCCTATGCTCTGTAGGCTTTAGTGTTGGTGGCGTGCCTGACGCTATATCAACCGAGAAATCTGGCTGGCTAGTGGAGCCGGGACATTATGATGAAATGAGGGACGTTATTTTAGATAAGCTTAAAGTAAATTCATTAGATAAAATAACCAGTGAAACATGCATAGATTTTGCTCGTGAATTTGAGTGGAAGAAATTTAACGAGAAATTGTATGCTGTTTTAAACGAGGAGACTGTATGACTCTAGAGATGAAAGAGCGACGCCCTCATGCGGTATTAAATCTTGAGACGCGTTATTTAAAAGCAAAAAAGATAGAGTTGTTGATATCGTCTAATAGATTGAAAGAGCCTATAAGACTGTTGGAAGTTGGAACCGGATCAGGAGGCATAGCTTATTATTTTTCCAGCTTGTCAGATATAGAATATGAAGTAACAGCTGTAGATGTCAAAGACAATCGTTTAACGGAAGAGGGATTTGAATTTCAATTGGTTGAAGGAGTTGAGCTTCCTTATGATAATGAGTCATTTGATGTTGTAATATCTAATCACGTTATTGAACACGTTGGCGATTTAACCTCTCAGCTTGAACATTTGAGTGAGTTGAATCGAGTCCTCACAAAAAGCGGCATTGGTTATTTGGCTGTACCTAATCGATGGATGTTGGTTGAGCCGCACTATAAATTAATTTTCCTAAGCTGGTTGCCAAAATTTTTGAGATCGCCTTACCTAAGGCTTTTTGGAAAAGGCCATTATTACGATTGCGAACCGCTTCAAAAACATGAAATTGAATCTATGTTTAAGAAAACAAATTTTGAGTTTAAAAATGTATGTGTGAGGGCTTTGAAATTAACTTTTGATATTGAAATGCCTAATTCATTACCTGCTCGGGTTATAAAATATATACCGACTTTTATGATCGAGCTATTTACCCCTCTTATTCCTACTCTTATTTACACGATTCGAAAATCAGAAGAAAAAAAAAGGCTTAATTAGCTTGCTGGATTACGATTCTATAAGTTGTTTCTAATTTTTTGCTCTGAGTCGCCCAATCTTCTATCAATAAATCTGGGTAAGAAGGTGTTTCAAGTTGTTTCGTGACAGCTGATACTAAGCTGTTGCAATCATCCGGCATGTAGCATTCATTTCTCGTACTTGAAAACAATTCTTGCATGTCACCGATACTTGCAACAACCATAGGTATTTTGCAGGCTGCCATCTCATAAGCTTTTTGCGGAAAACTCAGCTGCCCATATTTCGTGTCTCTCAAGTAAACAATTCCTACATCTAATGAGCAGAATAATTCAGCTACTTTTTCGTGCGTCAGTTTTCCCAAGTAAAGTATTCTATCGTGAATTGGAACAGGGCATGTTGAATCAAGACTCCCTGCTACTACGCATATTAGATTAGGATTTGTCTCCACTAGAATATTGAACGCGTTATAAACCGTCTCAATGCCTTTTTCTTTACTTAAACCGCCGGCGGTACCAACAATCAATGCGTCCAGAGGAAGGTTTAATAACTTTCGATTTTCGATTTTATTGCGAGGATAAAAAATAGATTGATTGATAGTGCTTGGTAAAGAAATTACTTCAGTATCTAAGGGTGTAATAGTTTTAATGTGGCTGCTCAATGATTTGGATACACAACTAATTGCTGCAGACTTTCTTAGTGCTTTCTTATAAAGCATTTTTACAAAAGGGATTTTGGCCAAACCAAAAGTTTCAAAATCATCGTATAGATCAGCCGCATAAGTACATCCCATTTTTTTTGCGACCCATTGACCCAGGATAACGTGTAAGCAATCCGATGCTCCTACAATAATATCGGGCTTAAATTGATAGGCAATTTTTAAAAGATCAAAAGGAAAGAGGAATAATGATTGCCGATATTTTCCCGCTGAAATACCTATCCAACGAAGGCTACCTGAATCCGTATGGTGAAATTCATCTTTAGATGTGCATTCGCGATAGCTTAAACATACACCTAAAACATGGTTGCCTAATTTTGCAAGTTGAAATGGTTGTTCATAAAGACGTGCGTAGCGATCTTCAATAACATCATGTCCCATGTATTGCCGTTTGCATAAATAAAGAATGCGCATATTAATTTTTAAACCGATCAATTAGTTTTTCAGAGGCTGATAATGCAGCTCCTACAACTTGATCCATGTTGTAATAACGATACTGGGCTAATCGGCCAACAAACGTTACATTATTTTCATTTTTTGCAAGAGTCTCGTATCGTTTAAAAATCGCCTCATTTGCATCATTAGGAATTGGGTAATAAGGATCGCCATCTGATTGCGGGTATTCTTTGACTGTGGATGAGCCCGAGTGTTGTTGCCCTGTTAAATGTTTAAATTCAGTAATGCGAGTATATTCATAATCATTAGGATAATTTATTGTGCCGACAGATTGTAATTTGTCTGTATTAGTAAAGTGCTCATGTTCAAATCGCAAGGATCTATAAGGAAGCTTCCCAAAGCAATAATTAAAGTATTCATCGATTGGGCCAGTGTAAACAACGTGATGATCTGAATACGTAGATTTTACATCACTAAAACTTACACCTATTTTCAATTCAATGTTTGGATGGCTTAACATAGATTCGAACATTTTCGAGTAGCCTCTCAAGGGCATTGCTTGATATTCGTCAGTAAAATAACGATCATCTGTATTAGTCCGTACGGGAATGCGAGCAGCAACACCCGCTTTTAATTGTGAGGGATCCACTCCCCATTGCTTTTTTGTGTAATTTAGAAAAAATTTTTCATACAAGTCTATACCCACGCTGTTTAGGACAACATCTTCGCTGGTTCGTATTTTTTCGCGTGGTTCTCGCACTCTTTCAAGGTATTTAGCTGCTTCAATTTCGTTTAAATTCAAGTTATATAATTGATTTAGAGTATCTCGATTGATAGGGAAGGGATACTGCTCTCCGTTTACAACACTAAGAACACGGTGTTCATATGGGCGCCATTCGGTAAAGTTCGACAGATATTTAAATATACGCTCGCTATTGGTGTGAAAAATATGTGGGCCATAGTTATGAATTAATAAACCATTTTGGTCATAAGAATCATATGCATTGCCGCCTATATGATTGCGTTTGTCGATAAT encodes the following:
- the glf gene encoding UDP-galactopyranose mutase; this encodes MSIQIKTTDILIVGSGFSGCVIARELAASGHNVIIIDKRNHIGGNAYDSYDQNGLLIHNYGPHIFHTNSERIFKYLSNFTEWRPYEHRVLSVVNGEQYPFPINRDTLNQLYNLNLNEIEAAKYLERVREPREKIRTSEDVVLNSVGIDLYEKFFLNYTKKQWGVDPSQLKAGVAARIPVRTNTDDRYFTDEYQAMPLRGYSKMFESMLSHPNIELKIGVSFSDVKSTYSDHHVVYTGPIDEYFNYCFGKLPYRSLRFEHEHFTNTDKLQSVGTINYPNDYEYTRITEFKHLTGQQHSGSSTVKEYPQSDGDPYYPIPNDANEAIFKRYETLAKNENNVTFVGRLAQYRYYNMDQVVGAALSASEKLIDRFKN
- a CDS encoding glycosyltransferase; this translates as MIGLKINMRILYLCKRQYMGHDVIEDRYARLYEQPFQLAKLGNHVLGVCLSYRECTSKDEFHHTDSGSLRWIGISAGKYRQSLFLFPFDLLKIAYQFKPDIIVGASDCLHVILGQWVAKKMGCTYAADLYDDFETFGLAKIPFVKMLYKKALRKSAAISCVSKSLSSHIKTITPLDTEVISLPSTINQSIFYPRNKIENRKLLNLPLDALIVGTAGGLSKEKGIETVYNAFNILVETNPNLICVVAGSLDSTCPVPIHDRILYLGKLTHEKVAELFCSLDVGIVYLRDTKYGQLSFPQKAYEMAACKIPMVVASIGDMQELFSSTRNECYMPDDCNSLVSAVTKQLETPSYPDLLIEDWATQSKKLETTYRIVIQQAN